In Temnothorax longispinosus isolate EJ_2023e chromosome 2, Tlon_JGU_v1, whole genome shotgun sequence, one DNA window encodes the following:
- the LOC139808219 gene encoding uncharacterized protein — protein MSQHRRGSIHGSSAVPGHPSTAVSASSVSASAAHEVQTRGIPLPGMVPSRSIHASPMHGNPIHGFVNPLGPGGLVHPPPAHVAAASGISHHPSNVHQASTGLPLFVSNISCDSLRGYSLEGTEKILPPGSPYSSHGSPLRTPMSSGHGSPQDSPHVVRHRRDSEHTSGAISRRGSSDVVSPLPEGHPLGSPDGRGRRRSDYSPHQDCERLILPQACLH, from the exons ATGTCGCAGCATCGAAGAGGTTCCATACATGGCAGCAGCGCCGTTCCGGGTCATCCAAGCACGGCCGTTTCTGCATCCTCCGTCTCCGCCTCCGCCGCACACGAGGTACAAACGAGAGGGATACCTTTGCCCGGAATGGTACCATCGCGCTCGATCCACGCTAGTCCCATGCATGGGAATCCGATCCACGGGTTCGTCAACCCTCTTGGACCAGGCGGTCTCGTTCACCCACCGCCCGCGCATGTGGCGGCCGCATCCGGAATTTCTCATCATCCGTCGAACGTTCACCAAG CCTCCACCGGTCTTCCGTTATTCGTGTCGAACATCTCGTGCGATTCGTTACGCGGATATTCACTCGAAGGCACCGAGAAGATACTGCCACCGGGCTCTCCTTATTCGTCGCACGGTTCTCCGCTGAGGACACCGATGAGCTCTGGTCACGGTAGCCCTCAGGACTCGCCGCACGTGGTCAGACATCGCAGGGACTCCGAGCATACATCTGGCGCTATATCAAGACGTGGTTCGTCGGATGTGGTTTCTCCCCTACCGGAAGGTCACCCTTTAGGCTCGCCAGACGGTCGCGGCCGTCGACGCTCTGACTACAGCCCTCATCAGG ACTGTGAGCGATTGATCTTACCGCAAGCGTGTCTGCACTAG